The Impatiens glandulifera chromosome 3, dImpGla2.1, whole genome shotgun sequence genome contains a region encoding:
- the LOC124929009 gene encoding putative ETHYLENE INSENSITIVE 3-like 4 protein, which translates to MVLIRDEAPDGDISENEIIQDEDEEDEEDEDDDDDDDDGLNYDDLKQRMQKDRCRLQKMEDDRERIRVHGGPKPTHDLWQQRSRRKKFGRAQNTILKYMTKIMEVCKGKGFVYGIVPEKGKPMTGSSDSLRQWWKETVRFDLNAPAAISDFLPIIDLIDSSNDPISCIHLLHELQDTTLGSLISALMQHCYPPQRRYPLDKGLSPPWWPNGLEIWWGEQGNIAHKQGPPPYKKPHDLKKAWKVSVLAAIIKHMCPGFNRMRNLVVQSKCLQGKMTASESSTWSRVVNQEESILNYIKGLNISSSSSTSPTEIIQLGGGGGGDKRKSVFDQISTEATTYACQNSECSLSTGGGFSFGDKNLRREHESVCDHRGQRVDDEIENVQSQLGGDIDINNTNMNVVSSWVGDGELWEDLFDGVRVDDLLGIMGQNDQYHVQEGHPEQQQQQQQPLELMIQELDHHHHQEVESSIWNVDDQYGDFTFVIPS; encoded by the coding sequence atggtACTAATTCGCGACGAAGCTCCAGACGGAGATATCAGTGAAAATGAAATCATtcaagatgaagatgaagaagacgaagaagacGAAGATGATGACGATGACGATGACGATGGGCTCAACTACGACGACCTCAAGCAGCGCATGCAGAAGGATCGGTGCCGGCTTCAGAAGATGGAGGACGACCGGGAAAGGATCCGTGTTCACGGCGGCCCCAAACCGACTCACGATCTCTGGCAACAGAGATCTCGCCGCAAGAAGTTCGGTAGGGCACAAAACACTATCCTCAAGTATATGACCAAGATTATGGAAGTCTGCAAGGGGAAAGGATTCGTCTACGGAATCGTGCCGGAGAAGGGGAAGCCGATGACGGGATCCTCTGATAGCCTACGCCAATGGTGGAAGGAGACGGTAAGATTCGACCTAAACGCCCCCGCTGCCATTTCCGACTTCTTACCGATCATCGATCTAATCGACAGTTCAAACGATCCGATTTCCTGCATCCATTTGCTTCATGAATTGCAGGACACGACATTAGGTTCGTTGATTTCAGCCCTAATGCAACATTGTTACCCTCCCCAGAGGAGGTATCCTTTAGACAAGGGGTTATCGCCACCATGGTGGCCCAATGGGCTTGAAATATGGTGGGGAGAACAAGGGAATATAGCCCATAAACAAGGCCCACCACCTTACAAGAAGCCACACGATTTGAAAAAGGCATGGAAAGTGTCTGTTTTGGCTGCAATCATAAAGCACATGTGCCCTGGTTTCAATAGAATGAGGAATTTGGTTGTCCAATCCAAGTGTTTGCAAGGTAAGATGACTGCATCAGAGTCTTCCACTTGGTCAAGAGTAGTTAACCAAGAAGAAAgcattttgaattatataaaggGTCTCaacatctcttcttcttcttctacttcaCCGACAGAAATTATCCAAttgggtggtggtggtggtggtgacaAAAGGAAGAGTGTTTTTGACCAGATTTCAACGGAGGCCACCACTTATGCATGCCAAAACTCGGAATGTTCGCTAAGCACAGGAGGCGGGTTCAGTTTTGGTGACAAGAACTTGAGGAGAGAACATGAGTCTGTTTGTGATCACCGAGGTCAAAGGGTAGATGATGAAATCGAAAACGTGCAATCCCAATTGGGAGGTGATATTGATATCAATAATACTAATATGAATGTGGTATCGAGTTGGGTGGGAGATGGGGAATTGTGGGAGGATTTGTTTGATGGAGTAAGAGTGGATGATCTTCTCGGAATAATGGGACAAAATGATCAATATCATGTTCAAGAAGGGCATCCggagcagcagcagcagcagcagcagccatTAGAGCTTATGATACAAGAAttagatcatcatcatcatcaagagGTAGAAAGTTCAATCTGGAACGTCGACGACCAATATGGTGATTTCACTTTTGTGATTCCAAGTTAA